The following are encoded together in the Coffea arabica cultivar ET-39 chromosome 1c, Coffea Arabica ET-39 HiFi, whole genome shotgun sequence genome:
- the LOC140038940 gene encoding uncharacterized protein has translation MTLRSGKKILGPEPVIPKDKDEKKIENELEKEDSNGADPKDKEKEILEVFRKVEINIPLLDAIKQVSKYAKFLRDLCVNRRRLTGDERIIVGENVSAVLQRKLPPKCGNPDMFTFPCRIGNTVIRRAMLDLGASINVMPKSIYASLKLGPLKETGIIIQLADRTNAYSDGLVEDVLVKVNDLVLPADFYVFDMDDDHSPDLSPLLLGRPFMSTAQTKIDINKGTLSMEFDEKIVHFNIFDTMKYPSNFNFSSVFSVSAIDHAVQEVFKTVGRDELEVALTKHLELETTPEEEKLIRVLREHKEAIDWTIADIKRISPSICMHRIRFEEYAKPVRQAQRRLNPLMMEVVKKEILKLLDVRIIFAISDSSWVSPVQIAIAPEDQEKTTFTCPFGTFAYRRMPFGLCNASATFQRCMGIDVDKDKINIISALPYPTSVREVRSFLGHAGFYRKFIKDFSKIGAPLFQLLQKDVTFEFDDKCEKAFNKLKELLTSPPIIQPPVWSLLFEIMCDASDHAVGAVMGQRVGKAAHVIYYASRDLNGAQLNYSTTEKEFLAIIFALEKFRSYLLGAKVIVFFDHATLRYLMTKKDAKPRLIRWILLLQEFDLEIRDKKGSENLVADHLSRIPVEEENEPLKDAFPEKHLFSLNSQLPWYADLVNYLVMGNFPAVDYVSKWVEGKATQTNNSKVVADFIRSNIFVRFGMPRAIVSDREMHFYNNFN, from the exons ATGACCCTAAGGAGCGGGAAGAAAATTCTGGGGCCTGAGCCTGTGATCCCTAAGGACAAGGAcgagaaaaagattgaaaatgagcttgagaaGGAGGACAGCAATGGTGCAGATCCAAAG GATAAGGAGAAGGAAATCCTGGAGGTGTTTCGCAAGGTAGAGATAAATATCCCCCTGTTAGACGCAATCAAACAAGTGTCGAAATATGCCAAGTTTCTAAGGGACTTGTGTGTCAACCGAAGGCGGTTGACGGGAGATGAAAGGATCATTGTTGGGGAGAATGTGTCAGCGGTCCTGCAGAGAAAGCTTCCACCAAAGTGCGGGAATCCAGATATGTTTACTTTTCCCTGTAGGATAGGCAATACTGTGATTAGAAGGGCCATGTTGGATCTGGGAGCGtcaattaatgtcatgcctaaatCTATCTATGCTTCTCTGAAACTAGGTCCATTAAAAGAAACTGGGATAATCATTCAATTAGCTGACCGAACTAATGCATATTCTGATGGGTTGGTTGAAGATGTGTTGGTAAAAGTTAATGATTTGGTGCTTCCAGCTGATTTTTATGTATTTGATATGGATGATGATCACTCCCCCGATCTCTCACCTTTGTTATTGGGTAGACCCTTTATGAGCACAGCACAAACAAAAATTGATATTAATAAGGGTACCTTATCCATggaatttgatgaaaaaattgTGCATTTTAATATCTTTGATACTATGAAATATCCCTCAAATTTCAACTTTAGCTCAGTTTTCTCTGTGAGTGCTATTGACCATGCGGTGCAGGAAGTATTTAAAACTGTTGGTAGGGATGAGTTGGAGGTGGCTTTAACCAAGCACCTCGAGTTGGAGACAACTCCTGAG GAGGAGAAGTTGATCCGAGTCCTTAGAGAGCATAAAGAGGCGATAGATTGGACCATCGCAGACATTAAGAGGATCAGCCCCTCCATCTGTATGCACCGAATTAGATTTGAAGAGTATGCCAAACCTGTACGGCAGGCTCAAAGAAGGCTAAATCCCCTTATGATGGAAGTGgtgaagaaagaaattttgaaactgTTAGATGTGAGGATCATCTTTGCGATATCAGATAGCTCTTGGGTGAGCCCAGTCCAG ATAGCAATTGCaccagaggatcaagagaagacaACCTTCACGTGCCCGTTCGGGACCTTCGCGTACAGACGAATGCCCTTCGGGTTGTGCAATGCATCTGCAACATTCCAGAGGTGTATG GGCATCGATGTTGACAAGGATAAAATAAACATTATATCTGCTTTACCTTACCCCACCAGCGTGCGAGAGGTGCGttcttttcttggacatgcaGGTTTTTATCGAAAGTTCATCAAGGATTTCTCAAAAATTGGAGCCCCGTTGTTCCAACTCTTACAAAAAGATGTGACCTTTGAGTTCGATGACAAGTGTGAGAAAGCTTTCAACAAGTTGAAAGAGCTACTGACCTCACCCCCGATCATCCAACCCCCCGTTTGGAGTTTGCTATTTGAGATCATGTGTGATGCCAGTGATCATGCTGTAGGGGCTGTAATGGGGCAAAGAGTAGGAAAGGCAGCTCACGTCATTTACTATGCATCTCGAGATTTGAATGGGGCGCAGTTAAATTACTCCACCACTGAGAAGGAGTTTCTTGCAAttatttttgctttagaaaaatttaggTCATATTTGTTAGGTGCTAAAGTAATTGTATTTTTTGATCATGCAACATTAAGGTACCTAATGaccaagaaagatgcaaaaccgAGACTCATCAGGTGGATATTGCTACTACAGGAATTTGACCTGGAGATAAGGGATAAAAAAGGCTCAGAGAATCTAGTAGCCGACCATTTGAGTCGCATACCAGTTGAAGAGGAGAACGAGCCATTGAAGGATGCATTCCCTGAAaagcatttattttccttaaattCTCAACTGCCTTGGTATGCTGATTTAGTCAATTATCTAGTAATGGGTAATTTTCCTGCAG ttgattatgtgtctaaATGGGTGGAGGGTAAGGCCACTCAGACTAATAACTCGAAAGTAGTTGCAGATTTTATCAGGTCTAATATCTTTGTGCGATTTGGAATGCCAAgagctattgtcagtgatagggaAATGCACTTCTACAACAATTTTAATTAA
- the LOC140038942 gene encoding putative late blight resistance protein homolog R1A-3 yields the protein MYDAYRLSIFLQRNHFLESRPFGLGTRSLVFFAFTDSEPRCPYDISFICHNFKFLRVLDFECINMGISFPDEIGLLVRMRYLAVCGYLPSVPESIANLRNLETLIVKGLHGKIVLLDTIWHLASLRHLHVNDHVAFNLDGKDPEGCFQLENLMSFSRPSLSCGGDMQRIIRRFPNLCKLRCIFYESRDSSHNCNQFPRLDVLAHLESLNIFYYGRTLSSSGFILPMNLKKLTISEFHLPWSNISAIGRLKNLQVLKLNSGAFEGQTWEMKEGEFQELKFLKLDSLNVVHWKAAADPLPKLQRLVLQNCKDLQEVPDDFAEIPELETIEVLWCGQSAEESAKEIEEANEDIKVLISRL from the coding sequence ATGTATGATGCCTATAGGTTGAGCATTTTCCTGCAGCGAAATCACTTTCTTGAATCAAGACCTTTTGGCCTTGGCACCCGTTCTTTGGTATTCTTTGCCTTTACTGATTCAGAGCCAAGATGTCCTTATGACATCTCATTCATTTGCCACAACTTCAAATTTCTCAGGGTGTTGGATTTTGAATGCATCAACATGGGTATCTCCTTTCCTGATGAAATAGGACTACTGGTTCGAATGCGATATTTGGCTGTTTGTGGGTATTTGCCCTCTGTTCCAGAATCAATAGCCAACCTCAGGAACCTGGAAACTTTGATTGTAAAGGGATTACATGGTAAGATTGTATTACTAGATACTATTTGGCACTTGGCAAGTTTAAGGCATCTTCATGTGAATGATCATGTTGCTTTCAACTTGGATGGAAAAGACCCTGAAGGATGTTTTCAGTTGGAAAATTTGATGAGTTTCTCCCGCCCTTCTCTTTCTTGTGGTGGAGACATGCAAAGGATAATACGGAGGTTTCCAAATCTTTGCAAATTGAGATGCATATTCTACGAGTCACGTGATTCTTCTCACAATTGCAATCAGTTTCCCAGGTTGGATGTTCTAGCTCATTTGGAGTCTTTGAATATATTTTACTATGGAAGGACTCTTAGCAGCAGTGGCTTCATTCTCCCAATGAACCTGAAGAAATTGACTATTTCTGAATTTCACCTACCTTGGAGTAATATTTCTGCAATTGGAAGACTGAAAAACCTCCAAGTTCTTAAACTAAATTCTGGTGCCTTTGAGGGGCAAACATGGGAGATGAAGGAAGGAGAGTTCCAGGAACTCAAGTTCTTGAAGTTAGACAGTCTGAACGTTGTACATTGGAAGGCCGCTGCTGATCCCCTTCCCAAACTTCAACGATTAGTTCTACAGAATTGCAAAGACCTTCAGGAAGTTCCCGATGATTTTGCAGAGATACCTGAACTTGAAACGATTGAAGTCCTGTGGTGCGGACAATCTGCAGAAGAGTCGGCAAAAGAAATTGAGGAAGCAAATGAGGATATCAAGGTCCTTATTAGTCGTTTGTAA
- the LOC140038945 gene encoding putative late blight resistance protein homolog R1A-10 encodes MKDRDDVAMIFVQAEAFARGVTHFCCSFASKKITNDMINQMILSSSKLLQKVKHIKPKLKEIAYQIPLSNFPETYKWGFIDFLVRNIQDLLKHDPDSIAPVKTHIEEIQLHLESLSCFLLKISELDIQQPKVKDLGNHIAELAYKLEYVIDSIEIDAHWQHFFWFYDLLEELRLVAKQASLIHVFTKGAKVQNSTDISQNMVSRGTRPEIDEILVDLCDEEEIIVNRLIRGSTKRDVASIVGMPGMGKTTLARKVYNSPNVTHYFHCRAWCTVSQEYDKREILLEILRDVHRLSAENHHMSEEDLESKLRQCLLRNRYLIVMDDVWDIGAWSDLTHSLPDDYNKSRILVTSRRRDLALEIEPNSDPHSIPPFTVAESWILLEQKVFQGDACPEELLLVGKEIAQKCKGLPLSVVAISGLLKRTEKRKDWWKKIAESLSSEIFKDPEARCLEILELSYRHLPGNLKASFLYLGVFLEDKDIPIHKLVEFWLAEGFIQVTESKSLEDIAENYLMDLIN; translated from the coding sequence ATGAAGGACAGAGACGACGTGGCGATGATCTTCGTGCAAGCTGAAGCATTTGCTAGGGGGGTGACACATTTCTGTTGCTCATTTGCttccaaaaaaatcacaaatgacATGATCAACCAAATGATCCTTTCATCTTCTAAGCTGCTACAAAAGGTCAAGCATATCAAGCCAAAGCTCAAGGAGATTGCTTATCAAATTCCATTGTCTAATTTCCCCGAGACTTACAAATGGGGGTTCATAGACTTTCTTGTCAGAAACATACAAGACCTGCTGAAACACGATCCTGATTCAATTGCACCTGTGAAGACTCATATTGAAGAGATTCAGCTACATTTAGAGTCATTGAGTTGTTTCctcttgaaaatttcagagttGGATATTCAGCAACCAAAGGTAAAAGATCTTGGTAATCACATTGCTGAACTAGCATATAAGCTGGAATATGTCATTGATTCCATTGAGATTGATGCTCATTGGCAACATTTCTTCTGGTTTTATGACCTACTAGAGGAGTTAAGACTTGTTGCTAAGCAGGCCTCCCTAATTCATGTGTTCACCAAGGGAGCCAAAGTCCAAAATTCCACTGACATTTCACAAAACATGGTTTCGCGAGGCACAAGACCAGAAATTGATGAAATATTGGTGGATCTCTGCGATGAAGAAGAAATTATAGTTAATCGACTTATCAGAGGTTCCACAAAGCGAGATGTTGCATCTATTGTTGGCATGCCAGGTATGGGCAAGACAACATTAGCTAGAAAAGTTTACAACAGTCCAAATGTCACGCATTACTTTCACTGTCGTGCTTGGTGCACTGTTTCACAAGAATATGACAAAAGGGAGATATTGCTAGAGATTTTAAGGGACGTTCACAGGCTTTCTGCTGAAAATCATCACATGAGCGAGGAAGATCTTGAATCAAAATTGCGTCAGTGCTTGTTGAGGAACAGGTATCTCATAGTCATGGATGATGTGTGGGATATTGGAGCTTGGAGTGACTTGACACATTCATTGCCAGATGACTACAATAAAAGTAGAATTTTGGTCACAAGTCGTCGTCgtgatttggccttggaaatTGAACCCAATTCTGATCCTCACTCTATTCCCCCATTTACTGTGGCTGAAAGTTGGATATTATTAGAACAAAAGGTATTCCAAGGTGATGCTTGTCCTGAGGAATTGTTGCTAGTGGGAAAGGAAATTGCTCAAAAGTGCAAAGGACTACCTCTTTCCGTTGTTGCCATATCTGGTCTCCTCAAAAGgacagaaaagagaaaagattggtggaaaaaaattgcagaaagtttGAGCTCAGAAATATTCAAAGATCCAGAAGCTCGATGTTTGGAAATCTTGGAACTGAGCTACCGGCACTTACCAGGAAATCTAAAAGCAAGCTTTCTTTATTTGGGAGTTTTTCTTGAAGATAAAGATATCCCTATCCACAAGTTGGTAGAGTTTTGGCTGGCAGAAGGATTCATACAAGTAACTGAATCGAAAAGCTTGGAAGACATTGCGGAAAATTACTTGATGGATCTTATAAACTGA